In one Candidatus Woesearchaeota archaeon B3_Woes genomic region, the following are encoded:
- the manB gene encoding phosphomannomutase/phosphoglucomutase (converts mannose-6-phosphate to mannose-1-phosphate; the resulting product is then converted to GDP-mannose by ManC which is then used in the synthesis of mannose-containing glycoconjugates that are important for mediating entry into host cells), translating into MLKDIFKAYDIRGVYGKDLTEDVAYKIGRGLVEFIGKPKIVVGRDMRSSSNPLFDSVAKGINEQGGDVIDIGLCSTPMFYFAVNFLKADGGVMVTASHNPSEYNGFKFTKEKAIPLTYNEGIGQIEMAVISNEFENPLRFGEIIERDIMKEYIHFILNVVQEMPKLKIVVDTSNGMGGLTVPKVFENLDVDIVYVNKELDGNFPNHEANPLKHEMYKQLVKAVKKNKADFGAMFDGDGDRIGFVDAKGHVIGGDIITALISKTFNHESILYDLRSTWAVKEAIAENRNKPVIHRVGHSFIKGSMRQDNIAFGGELSGHYYYRDHFFTESTIFTLVKIAQLIEREHMPLSELVKPLQRYFQSGEINSEVSDKKAKMEELEKKYRDGKISKLDGVMVEFDDWWFNVRPSNTEPLLRLNLEAKTKRLMKKKTKEVLKIIRK; encoded by the coding sequence ATGTTAAAGGATATTTTTAAGGCATATGACATAAGAGGTGTCTATGGCAAGGATCTTACAGAGGATGTTGCTTATAAGATAGGCAGAGGGTTGGTTGAGTTTATTGGAAAGCCCAAGATTGTTGTTGGAAGAGATATGCGTTCGAGTTCTAATCCTTTATTTGATTCGGTTGCTAAAGGAATTAATGAGCAGGGCGGAGATGTTATTGATATTGGTTTATGTTCTACACCAATGTTTTATTTTGCTGTGAATTTTCTTAAGGCAGATGGCGGAGTCATGGTAACTGCTTCTCATAATCCTAGTGAGTATAATGGATTTAAGTTTACTAAAGAGAAAGCTATTCCATTAACATATAATGAAGGAATTGGTCAGATTGAGATGGCTGTAATTTCTAATGAGTTTGAAAATCCACTGCGTTTTGGCGAGATAATTGAGAGAGATATTATGAAAGAGTATATTCATTTTATATTAAATGTAGTGCAAGAAATGCCTAAACTAAAAATTGTTGTGGATACAAGCAATGGAATGGGTGGATTAACTGTTCCAAAGGTTTTTGAGAATTTAGATGTAGATATTGTTTATGTTAATAAAGAATTAGATGGGAATTTTCCAAATCATGAAGCAAATCCTTTAAAGCACGAGATGTATAAACAACTTGTAAAAGCTGTTAAAAAGAATAAGGCAGATTTTGGTGCTATGTTTGATGGTGATGGTGATAGAATTGGTTTTGTTGATGCAAAAGGTCATGTGATTGGTGGTGATATAATAACTGCTTTGATATCAAAAACATTTAATCATGAGAGTATTCTTTATGATTTAAGATCAACATGGGCTGTTAAAGAGGCTATTGCTGAGAACAGGAATAAGCCTGTCATACATAGAGTTGGTCATTCTTTTATCAAAGGGAGTATGAGACAGGATAATATTGCTTTTGGTGGTGAATTGTCTGGTCATTATTATTACAGAGATCATTTTTTTACTGAAAGCACTATTTTTACTCTGGTTAAGATTGCACAGTTAATTGAAAGAGAACATATGCCTTTGTCTGAATTAGTTAAGCCATTGCAAAGGTATTTTCAGAGCGGTGAAATAAATTCAGAGGTTAGTGATAAAAAGGCAAAAATGGAAGAGCTTGAGAAAAAGTATAGAGATGGCAAGATATCTAAGTTAGATGGTGTGATGGTTGAGTTTGATGATTGGTGGTTTAATGTTAGACCGTCAAATACAGAACCTTTGTTAAGGCTTAATTTAGAGGCTAAAACAAAAAGATTGATGAAGAAGAAGACAAAAGAAGTTCTTAAAATTATAAGAAAGTAA
- a CDS encoding nucleotidyltransferase, with amino-acid sequence MKAIILAGGLGERLRPLTDNIPKPLLSVKGKPIVQHAIENFKKHGIKNIVLSVGYRADKIKEYFGDGSKFGVKISYCVEDDPLGTGGAIKKASKNIKKTFIAINGDNIADFDWTAILKAHKKKEARITMTLYPVEDVTRYGIAELDDSRIINFIEKPTKEEAPSNLNNAGGYVMEPESLEILPSGKSSIERDCFEKFCGKYGSVYAFSHQGYWFPTDDIEKYKKAEKEL; translated from the coding sequence ATGAAGGCAATAATATTAGCAGGGGGATTAGGAGAAAGATTAAGACCTTTAACAGATAATATTCCGAAGCCTTTGCTTTCAGTAAAAGGAAAACCAATTGTTCAGCATGCTATTGAAAATTTCAAAAAGCACGGAATAAAGAATATTGTTTTGTCTGTTGGTTATAGAGCTGATAAGATAAAAGAGTATTTTGGTGATGGAAGCAAGTTTGGGGTAAAGATATCTTATTGTGTAGAAGATGATCCTTTAGGTACTGGCGGTGCTATAAAAAAGGCCTCTAAAAATATTAAGAAGACATTTATTGCTATTAATGGTGATAATATTGCTGATTTTGACTGGACAGCTATTCTGAAAGCTCATAAGAAGAAAGAGGCAAGAATAACTATGACCTTGTATCCTGTTGAAGATGTTACCAGGTATGGGATTGCAGAGCTTGATGATAGCAGGATAATAAATTTCATAGAAAAACCAACTAAGGAAGAAGCGCCTTCTAATCTTAATAATGCCGGTGGTTATGTAATGGAGCCAGAATCATTAGAAATTTTGCCTTCTGGAAAATCTTCTATTGAGCGTGATTGTTTTGAGAAATTTTGCGGAAAGTACGGCAGTGTTTATGCTTTTTCACATCAAGGATATTGGTTTCCAACAGATGATATAGAAAAATATAAAAAAGCTGAAAAAGAACTTTAA
- a CDS encoding 2-methylthioadenine synthetase, producing the protein MLINLTNTFLNGCLFFINVVKVYFDTSGCSINFSESEIMKGLLAEHEFEIVNSPEDAFVIIINICTVKNNTNALKKIRKLSELKNKKFIVAGCITKSIIPEIREIVPEASLISTHNIKEIVSVIEETINDNVVEILGKSSDNKINLPRVRKNKIVGIIPISSGCLGYCSYCSVKLIKGDLKSYPIEMIIKEINTALNDGCKEIWLTSQDTGAYGKDINSSLVELLKEIVKIDRGFMIRVGMMNPDHVIRMLDDLIEVYKNPKIFKFIHIPVQSGNNEILQLMKRKYFVGDFKKIVNRFRESFEHITISTDIIVGFPTETKEQFQDSLNLVEEIKPDVINISRFNPRPGTDAAKMEQLSGEDIKNRSRLLTSVFDWVGFSVNKKWSKWGGSVLIDEKGKKGTFMGRNFAYKPIVIEGEFKLGNKVRVQIIDITKHYLVGEVLD; encoded by the coding sequence TTGCTTATAAATTTAACGAATACCTTTTTAAATGGGTGTTTGTTTTTTATTAATGTGGTAAAAGTATATTTTGATACGTCAGGATGTTCAATAAACTTTTCAGAATCAGAGATAATGAAGGGTTTATTGGCTGAACACGAGTTTGAGATAGTTAATAGTCCTGAAGATGCTTTTGTTATTATTATCAACATATGCACTGTAAAAAATAATACTAATGCTTTAAAGAAAATAAGGAAATTGAGTGAATTAAAAAATAAGAAATTTATTGTTGCTGGGTGTATAACTAAAAGTATTATTCCTGAGATAAGAGAGATAGTTCCAGAAGCTAGTCTGATTTCTACTCATAATATCAAGGAGATTGTTTCTGTTATAGAAGAGACAATAAATGATAATGTTGTAGAGATTTTGGGAAAATCATCTGATAATAAAATAAATCTTCCTAGAGTTAGGAAGAATAAGATTGTTGGGATAATTCCTATATCTTCTGGTTGTTTGGGGTATTGTTCTTATTGTTCTGTTAAATTAATCAAAGGTGATTTGAAGTCTTATCCAATTGAGATGATAATCAAAGAGATTAATACTGCTTTAAATGACGGATGCAAAGAGATTTGGTTAACATCTCAGGATACAGGAGCTTATGGAAAGGATATTAATTCAAGTTTGGTTGAATTATTAAAAGAGATTGTTAAGATTGATAGGGGTTTTATGATTCGTGTTGGAATGATGAATCCTGATCATGTTATTAGGATGTTAGATGATCTTATTGAGGTTTATAAAAATCCAAAAATATTCAAGTTTATTCATATCCCTGTTCAGTCTGGGAATAATGAGATTCTGCAGTTAATGAAAAGAAAGTATTTTGTTGGGGATTTCAAGAAAATTGTTAACAGATTTAGGGAGAGTTTTGAGCATATTACTATCTCAACTGATATTATTGTTGGTTTTCCTACAGAGACAAAAGAGCAGTTTCAGGATTCTTTGAATTTGGTTGAAGAGATAAAGCCGGATGTTATTAATATTTCAAGATTCAATCCTCGGCCTGGAACAGATGCTGCTAAAATGGAGCAATTATCTGGAGAAGATATTAAAAACAGAAGCAGATTATTGACAAGTGTGTTTGACTGGGTTGGTTTTAGTGTAAATAAGAAATGGTCAAAATGGGGGGGTAGTGTGTTGATTGATGAAAAGGGCAAGAAAGGTACTTTTATGGGAAGAAATTTTGCATATAAACCGATTGTTATAGAAGGTGAATTTAAATTAGGTAATAAAGTCAGGGTTCAAATTATTGATATTACAAAGCACTATTTGGTTGGTGAAGTATTGGATTGA
- a CDS encoding GTPase has protein sequence MSRFGWVVHKVIEKSDIVLEVLDARFIDETRNKELEYKIKNRNKKLIHVINKCDFVNKKHLDKIKKDLENCVFISATKHLGTTLLKQKITLLAKQKKIKEPIIGVIGYPNVGKSSLINALKGKHSARTSSEAGYTKGKQLLRISKDMMMIDTPGVIPRDKNKDLDLVLVGAKNPTTIKDPDLAVIKLIIKNPKLIESYYDVVPERNIEKTIEKLALKLNFKIKGNLPDVERTSRKILRDWQSGKIKK, from the coding sequence ATGTCGCGCTTCGGATGGGTTGTTCACAAAGTTATTGAAAAATCAGATATAGTTCTGGAAGTATTAGATGCAAGATTCATAGACGAAACAAGAAACAAAGAACTTGAATATAAGATTAAGAATAGGAATAAGAAACTGATTCATGTAATAAACAAATGCGATTTTGTAAATAAAAAACACCTCGATAAAATAAAAAAAGACCTAGAAAACTGTGTTTTTATTTCTGCGACAAAACATCTAGGAACTACATTATTAAAACAAAAAATAACACTGCTGGCCAAACAAAAAAAAATAAAAGAACCAATAATCGGTGTAATTGGTTATCCTAATGTTGGAAAAAGTTCTCTAATAAACGCATTAAAAGGAAAACATTCAGCAAGAACATCATCAGAAGCAGGATACACAAAAGGAAAGCAGCTTCTAAGAATAAGTAAAGACATGATGATGATTGATACACCTGGAGTTATTCCAAGAGACAAAAACAAAGACCTAGATTTAGTACTAGTTGGAGCAAAAAACCCAACAACAATAAAAGATCCTGATTTAGCAGTTATAAAACTAATAATAAAAAATCCAAAACTCATAGAATCATACTATGATGTAGTACCAGAAAGAAACATAGAAAAAACAATAGAAAAACTAGCATTAAAACTGAATTTTAAGATAAAAGGAAATCTGCCTGATGTAGAAAGAACCTCAAGGAAAATATTAAGAGACTGGCAGTCAGGCAAAATAAAGAAATGA